From Aegilops tauschii subsp. strangulata cultivar AL8/78 chromosome 5, Aet v6.0, whole genome shotgun sequence:
GGCCACTGCATCAACAGCAAAGCAAAATTTCAGCACACCAACCACGAGGAACATGTCTTAATTGTTCAAAGCATTCCAACAAACAATGTGGTCTACAAACTGCTCAACCCCCACCTTGCGGGCCCCCGAGGCGCTGGAGCGCGGCGACGAACCGGCGGTGCAGCTCCGGCGACCAGCACCGCCTGGCCTTCCGCTGCGTCGACTGCTGCTCGCGTTGAGCTCCAGCGTCCGTGACGGCGCTGCTGTCGGCACTCGGAGCGGTCGGGCAGGGGGCGTCGATCGCTGGAGATGAGAGGGACAGCTCCGGGACAGCCATGGCCGCCGCCTCTGGTCTCTCCGATGATTTTGCTAAGGTTGGCAAGCCATTCAGTGGCATGAATGCATTGGACACCTGATGCAATTGAATTGACAACTGAAGTTAGAAACAAGAAACAGGTAGACAGATATGGTATCTGAAATTGACTTGTTCCGAATATGAGCTAAGGAGATTAGGATTGTTCTTGTGATGGGATGCAAAATCTGTTAGGATAAATTGACATCTTTTTGAAGAAAACATTGACATCTGAAAACCCGCCCCAAAAAAGTATGATCTGAAGACAGCAAGACAAGCCATCTTGGAATATTTGTGGTGCAAAAATCTCCAAAATGAAAACTGCAAATGAGCTGAAAGAGCTACTTTATCCTTCTTTTTTCTAGTTTGCTAGCACAAAATTTCCCACTTTTCACTGACGAGACGAGCTGTAAAGTTTCCTAGTTTTTCAGTGACACATAGTTTAACGATTCGCCCTCATTCTTGAACATCATACAACTTTTAGTATTTTTTGTTCTTGATGACATTATACTATACTTTTCTCCCTTTGCAAAACAATCTTAATTAAATTATCTAGTTAGCATGATTAATTAAGCACAGGTTATAAATAAACCGCCAGAAAATTCCACCTCGTTTTTATATTTGATAATTTGAACTGACCACATCTCCTTTCGGTGTTCCAATAGTTCTCATTTCATGCCTCTACCTTTTGGGCCTGTTTCTTGATGCTGTCGCCATTGCTGTTGCTGGTGCTGCTGTGGCTGCCGCAGGTCCACAGCTGCGCGGAGCTCATCCAGCTACGCTTGTCGCTCGCGTCTGCTTCCGTCTTGACGCCCTCCGCCTTCCTCTTTGCCGGCGGTGCAGGCGCCGGCGCCGGTGCGAGCAGCTGATCCGGCGCGGGTCTCCGGTGCTGCGCCACCTCATCCTTCAGCCACTCGATCACTGCACCCAACACGGCAGAAAGATAAAACTCAGCCAAACAATTCAATAAACCTGGAACCGTTTGCGACTTGCGAGAGCGGGGCGGGCGGAGGACGCACCGTCGGCGATGAGGTGGACGCTGATGGGGAGCTCGCGGCGGAAGACCTCCATCTTGGCCTTCTCGGCCTCGAGGCTCCGGGCGCACTCCTCGAGCCTGGCCGCCTTCTCCGCCGAGCTGGACCTGGCCACGGCCGCCCTGAGCGAGTCCGTCACCGTCCTGGCCGCCAGCGCCCGCAGCCGGTGGTCCtcccccgccccgccgccgccgccgttaaGGACGACGGCCTCCTTCTGCACCGCAGACGACCCCATCGGCGCCGCCAGTCGAAAGCTCCCTCTCCCCGCACGCGATGCAGCACGCACGATCGACCCCGGCCTCGCCCGCACAGATCCACAACGACGGAGAGGTGGTAGGAGGAGTGGGAATGGAGATGGTGGTGCCGTTTGCGTGCTGGTGCCGCGTTTATACCGGAGGAGGAGACGGTTCAGGTGGCCGGGGCGGAGGGTAGAATGGTCATTCTGGCCGGGGCGAATGGAATCGTCCACGGAAGATACTGCTGTCTTCTTTCTTGCTCCCTACTGCTCTCCTACTTATCCttgtaataaataaataaaaataaggAAATAAATCTTTGTTGACAATTCACTGGTTTTTGTCACGGGAAACAATTCACAGGGTTGATTACCAAGCTGCCCAGTGCTTTTCTAGCTAATTGTAGAAGTTGGTTTATTTGGGAATTGTAGCAACACTTACGTACTACACCAGTGTACCACGCGGTAGTGAAGATTTTACAAGAATCTAAAAAACATTTTTTTGCGGGAATAAAGAACATTTTGTTGAGTAGGACACACTAGTAGTGGTAATCTTTTTTCTTATATACGCAAGAGGGTATACAATATATACAATTTTTAGGTGGAGAAATACTCTTTTTTTACATGGATGGTTTGCATTTACGAAGATACTTTCTTATGTACACACTAGTGAAGATTTTACAATGATCTAAAGAACATTTTGTTGAGTAGGATTTTGTTGAGTACTACTAATgcttttattattatttttgccaTGGATGGTTTGCATTTATGGGGGTGGCAGGGGCAGGATGGTAAAATGGGGGAGGTGGGAGTCGGAGAAAAGAAGATGCTGCCCGCATGCGGTGTGGATGGATGTGGTTGGCAGGCAGGCGGAGGCAGAGGCGTTTCGTCGCGTAACACAGAAGAGGCGTCCAGATACCGCCTCCTCCCACGCGCCCGCGGTGCCCCGTCCCCCGGAATCTTTTCCCGCACTTTTACGACGGGCCCCCTCTAGGTTCCCATAATACCACACAAGGCCCTCCTGCATCCCGGAATCTGTTTCTTCCTTTCTTTTTTGCCAAGCACGATGCGTCCGTAACGCCACTGTTGGTTGTTCCGAGACGCTTTTCTTGTAATATTGGAAAAGATGGAGGGGCCGGATGATGGTTGATGGGTGGAAGATTCCCTCTGGCTGTCATGCGTATTCCGTGGTCCATTCGGCCAAGGAATCGCGGTGTCTCGGCTCGGCTGCTGTGTTGAAGATCCGGCTGGTGGAGTAGGTGAGACGTTGGTATCCAGTCGGAATAACCAACGGGATAAACGCAGGGCCACGTGGCTACCGCCATTGTAGCTCCTATCCGAGCTTAGACTTGTTGGTGCTGGCCTGCTGCATGAACCTCCCAAAAGTTCTCATCGTCCTTTTTTCCTTTCAAAATTGTACCATATATATTTTTCCTTATAGACTGACTTTATGTAAAAGAAATTTACACAATACAAACACAGACACGCATACATACCACATACACTCATCCCTATAAACATCATCACACTCTACCTCTATGAGCACCTCTGAGAGATCGAGCTGGcacatcatcttgagattgacgaaaTCGTCACCGGCGCCATCGTAGGTAACAGGAAAACCTCCTCGCATTGAACGCACATCGGCGAAAGCCTGAAACAAATCCAGAAAAATGCGACCATCGGTGTCAAGTCTAGGATTTGAACCCTGATGGGCTGGGATATCAACGCACTTCTAACCATTCAATCACAGATTGGTTCACGGTGGACAATAAAGCTGTCAACGGTTTTGCTCAATTTCGTCGATTATTGCCTAGCGAGGTGGATGTGCTAGCAAGCATGTTGTGCATTTCGCTTCTTCGATACTTCAAAATGATTGTATGTATAATATCCTTGGCAAAAATAAAACTGAAAGTATAATTACGATTTTTGTTCATCAAAGCTCCATCGACGAACCGTAGATGGTGCCAAAGACACGTCAATTGTGATTTTGTGAACCGTCGAAGATACCGCGTCACACataaatccactttgccgccacCTGAAATGATTAAGGAGAACCCTCCCCCCTTCCTCGATGCCGCGGCAACAGCAACTACGACACAGTTAGGAGAACGGTGTAGCAGGACTAGCCACCGCAACTCTGTTGATGTCATGTGCCATCAACCGCCGCCGCGAGCGTACGCTAGGGACTTTTGTGCAGAACACAACACTAGGGAGTGAATCTCGTTGTTGTCGCTGCAGCGTCCGAGAAAGGACAAGATGAGGGGATAGAGCTTCGCCAGTCGGGGTAGCCACATGCAATGCTAAAATGGTGCGATATGAGTTAATATATTTTTATCGTCCGACCAGAGAATCAAACCATGATTGGATAGTTAGGAGAACACTACTACGCAGCTCACAAGGAATAAAATTCTAGGTTTGACGCTTTACGGTCTCATAAAGGCGAAATATTCTTTCAGTGAGAGGCGACGTTCCCGTCAATACCGAGACGTTTG
This genomic window contains:
- the LOC109736409 gene encoding transcription factor HHO6, whose amino-acid sequence is MGSSAVQKEAVVLNGGGGGAGEDHRLRALAARTVTDSLRAAVARSSSAEKAARLEECARSLEAEKAKMEVFRRELPISVHLIADVIEWLKDEVAQHRRPAPDQLLAPAPAPAPPAKRKAEGVKTEADASDKRSWMSSAQLWTCGSHSSTSNSNGDSIKKQAQKVSNAFMPLNGLPTLAKSSERPEAAAMAVPELSLSSPAIDAPCPTAPSADSSAVTDAGAQREQQSTQRKARRCWSPELHRRFVAALQRLGGPQVATPKQIREMMKVDGLTNDEVKSHLQKYRLHTRRASDGDQQQSASAGQWPRPEQYTTSQHSSSQSGSPQGPLQLTVSSRGMSVTVGDSCDGGEENEEEDGKSASYSWGMQQKGTKASSSS